From a single Ischnura elegans chromosome 7, ioIscEleg1.1, whole genome shotgun sequence genomic region:
- the LOC124162746 gene encoding uncharacterized protein LOC124162746, with protein sequence MGESGTFVRPASVPKKVWHRYSSFRIEDIPDNRRDEAIQHMIDNFFKDEPTTSVLKKTAPFSDEDRKKFLNAALDDNISLYAVDEDNNDEIAGVTILRVVSRAAPHKHEKVDSTLTSMNRLMSFLEYCHEGLDVFTYDSGSSKVVVDHVLEPMGLSVSPQYRGKGIGQALIRARHRMAAEVGIGATMGIYTSIYSQAIILRQGMHVVKEIPYDSYLENGVPVFKELNPPHPSCKVIGGLLPKPAS encoded by the exons ATGGGAGAAAGTGGAACCTTTGTTCGTCCGGCATCGGTCCCCAAGAAAGTGTGGCATCGCTACAGCTCTTTCCGCATCGAAGACATACCGGACAACAGAAGGGATGAGGCCATACAGCACATGATCGACAATTTCTTCAAGGACGAGCCCACAACTTCAGTGCTGAAGAAAACGGCACCGTTCTCGgatgaagacagaaaaaaatttctcaacgcTGCTTTGGATGACAACATATCACTTTATGCTGTGGACGAAGATAACAATGACGAAATA GCTGGCGTGACGATCCTCAGGGTGGTTTCCAGGGCAGCGCCCCACAAACACGAGAAAGTCGACTCGACCCTGACGTCGATGAACAGGCTCATGTCCTTCCTGGAATACTGCCACGAGGGTCTGGATGTCTTCACCTACGACTCGGGCTCTTCCAAAGTGGTGGTGGACCACGTTCTGGAGCCCATGGGGCTGTCCGTGTCGCCGCAATACAGGGGCAAGGGGATCGGGCAGGCCTTGATCCGGGCGAGACACAGGATGGCCGCGGAGGTGGGCATCGGAGCCACAATGGGCATCTACACCAGCATCTACTCGCAGGCGATCATCCTGCGACAAGGGATGCATGTCGTCAAGGAGATCCCGTACGACAGTTACCTGGAGAACGGGGTGCCCGTCTTCAAGGAGCTCAATCCCCCGCATCCTTCGTGCAAGGTCATCGGCGGGCTACTCCCGAAGCCAGCGTCGTAA